One region of Campylobacter concisus genomic DNA includes:
- the rpmF gene encoding 50S ribosomal protein L32, producing the protein MAVPKRRVSHSRAAKRRTHYKVTLPVPVKDKDGSWKMPHRINKTTGEY; encoded by the coding sequence ATGGCAGTACCAAAGCGAAGAGTGAGTCATTCTCGTGCAGCAAAACGTAGAACACATTATAAAGTTACACTTCCAGTGCCTGTAAAAGACAAAGATGGTTCTTGGAAAATGCCTCACCGCATAAACAAAACTACAGGTGAATATTAA
- a CDS encoding NADH-quinone oxidoreductase subunit I: MSVKITDICISCGSCIDECPVSAIVDDSDNPTGADTYYVYSNKCVECVGYNDEPACASACPTDGCIVWDAVVAGQPSRDQIGADARNGSIPVIQ; encoded by the coding sequence ATGTCTGTAAAAATAACTGATATATGCATAAGCTGTGGTTCATGTATTGATGAATGCCCAGTTTCAGCTATCGTTGATGATAGCGACAACCCAACTGGAGCAGATACATACTATGTTTATTCAAATAAATGCGTTGAGTGCGTAGGCTATAATGATGAGCCAGCCTGTGCTTCTGCCTGTCCAACTGATGGTTGTATTGTATGGGACGCTGTTGTAGCGGGACAACCTTCTCGCGATCAAATCGGTGCTGATGCACGTAATGGCTCAATTCCAGTTATTCAATAA
- a CDS encoding glycosyltransferase, translated as MINILELESSLGFGGQEHRTQRVINGLDKSKFKVFYGLNPGSKSFEKQIECEFVEFNLKKSFNIFEILKICKFVKQNNIKIISTHSGKDGTIGAIVGKICGVSVVRTRHLQLPITSPLPYNLSTKVVGVCDSVCEDLIKRGVKKEKVVKIYTGIDTQKYTPEFKINMKKEFGLNDDVVGVCIVAVLRAAKNHKLLIDAFSELNLEKSALFIVGDGPQNKNLQEYIKDKKNIFMLGNRTDVSDFLGSLDICVLPSDMEAIGGALLEASSCKLATIGSDVGGLGEAVSDGKSGFLFQNGDKEGLKKVLERLILDENLRKQMGEFGREYVKEIFSIEKMIENTQNLYMELAK; from the coding sequence ATGATAAATATACTTGAGCTTGAAAGCTCTCTTGGATTTGGTGGGCAAGAACACCGTACACAGCGTGTGATAAATGGACTAGATAAGAGTAAATTTAAGGTTTTTTATGGACTAAATCCTGGCTCAAAAAGCTTTGAGAAGCAAATAGAGTGTGAATTCGTTGAGTTTAATCTCAAAAAGTCTTTTAATATCTTTGAAATTTTAAAAATTTGCAAATTTGTAAAGCAAAATAATATAAAAATCATCTCAACTCACTCAGGAAAGGACGGTACTATTGGAGCGATTGTAGGTAAAATTTGTGGCGTTAGCGTGGTTCGCACTAGGCATTTACAGCTGCCTATAACATCGCCTTTGCCTTATAATCTAAGTACAAAAGTAGTCGGCGTGTGCGACTCAGTATGCGAGGATCTTATAAAAAGAGGCGTGAAAAAGGAAAAAGTCGTCAAAATTTATACAGGCATCGATACGCAAAAGTACACACCAGAATTTAAGATAAATATGAAAAAAGAATTTGGCTTAAATGACGATGTAGTTGGAGTTTGCATCGTTGCAGTGTTAAGGGCAGCTAAAAATCATAAGCTATTAATCGATGCATTTAGTGAGTTAAATTTAGAAAAATCAGCCCTTTTTATCGTAGGTGATGGTCCGCAAAATAAAAATTTACAAGAATATATAAAAGATAAAAAAAATATCTTTATGCTCGGAAATAGAACCGATGTGAGCGATTTTTTGGGCTCTCTTGATATTTGTGTGTTGCCTTCAGATATGGAGGCTATCGGTGGAGCGTTGCTTGAAGCATCTTCGTGTAAGTTAGCTACTATCGGAAGTGATGTTGGCGGTCTTGGTGAGGCAGTGAGTGATGGAAAGAGTGGATTTTTATTTCAAAATGGCGATAAAGAGGGGCTGAAAAAAGTACTTGAAAGGCTCATTTTGGATGAAAATTTAAGAAAACAGATGGGTGAGTTTGGCAGAGAGTACGTAAAAGAAATTTTTAGTATCGAAAAAATGATAGAAAATACGCAAAATTTATATATGGAACTTGCAAAATGA
- a CDS encoding glycosyltransferase family 2 protein: MSDVKISFVVPIFNKEEHVRNCLNSLISQDMDDIEIIVVDDGSSDTTPQILKEYEDKIILKTKSNAGVSAARNDGILLAKGKYTICVDADDYIEKDYASSVYDIAEKFDADIVITDMCKVYGHKKLLLKDFETKEDGAIDKNEYLKRLLASRHNKVLHNAANKAIRTEILKENLFPVGITQAEDFHAVVRNVIASKTLVKLNKAFYCYKIGDNNTAGFEKLKAVMDHKFVYDDIISILKNKNLALEMVPDLELRKIKSVYMPAILARPNLKNSSYVKALDLFYADIDSIINSSGFSKLRLKQRILLKVLKNVKSYENVSKILKIFNTINGFLSNKKMKEFKE; the protein is encoded by the coding sequence GTGTCTGACGTAAAAATAAGCTTTGTGGTGCCTATTTTTAACAAAGAAGAGCATGTTAGAAATTGTTTAAATTCACTTATATCTCAAGATATGGATGATATTGAGATCATAGTTGTAGATGATGGAAGCAGTGATACCACACCTCAAATTTTGAAAGAGTACGAAGATAAAATAATACTAAAAACAAAGAGTAATGCAGGCGTTAGTGCTGCTAGAAATGATGGTATATTGCTAGCTAAAGGAAAATATACTATCTGCGTAGATGCTGATGACTATATAGAAAAAGATTATGCTTCAAGTGTTTATGATATCGCAGAAAAATTTGATGCCGACATAGTGATAACAGATATGTGTAAGGTCTATGGTCATAAAAAGCTCCTTTTGAAGGATTTTGAGACAAAAGAGGATGGCGCAATCGATAAAAACGAGTATTTAAAGAGGCTTTTAGCCTCAAGGCACAACAAAGTCTTGCACAATGCGGCAAACAAGGCGATTAGGACTGAAATTTTAAAAGAAAATTTATTTCCAGTCGGGATCACGCAAGCTGAAGATTTTCACGCTGTAGTGAGAAATGTTATTGCTTCAAAAACTCTTGTAAAACTAAATAAGGCTTTTTATTGCTATAAGATAGGAGACAACAACACTGCTGGCTTTGAAAAATTAAAAGCTGTGATGGATCATAAATTTGTATATGACGACATAATCTCGATTTTAAAAAACAAAAATTTAGCTCTTGAAATGGTGCCAGATCTAGAGCTTAGAAAGATAAAAAGCGTCTATATGCCAGCCATTTTGGCAAGACCAAATCTAAAAAATAGTAGCTATGTAAAGGCACTTGATCTTTTTTATGCAGATATTGATAGCATCATAAACTCATCTGGTTTTTCAAAACTTAGACTAAAACAAAGAATTTTGCTTAAAGTGCTAAAAAATGTAAAATCATACGAAAATGTATCAAAAATTTTAAAAATCTTTAATACAATAAATGGCTTTTTGTCAAATAAAAAAATGAAAGAATTTAAAGAGTAG
- the plsX gene encoding phosphate acyltransferase PlsX, which produces MIRIAIDAMGGDFGADPIISGVIDALKETEFKAVLVGDSNVIKPLIPQSYLKNIEFLDASEVISMADGATDALKRKDSTIYKAIELLKNKEVDAVVSAGHSGATMSLATLRIGRLKNISRPAIATLMPNSKESATLVLDVGANVDCKSEHLFQFAIMGEAYAKEILGRKEPKVGLLSNGEEESKGNEVSKEAFKLVSRLDSFVGNAEGNQIFDGSIDVMVCDGFMGNILLKTSEGVADAIGKIIKKQIKKSPLAIAGSVLMRKVFKTLKKQVSYDEYGGAPLLGVNGCVIISHGKSNSKAIKNAIFQAIKFANSNINKVIEEELSHFAR; this is translated from the coding sequence ATGATTCGCATTGCTATCGATGCTATGGGTGGTGATTTTGGTGCAGATCCTATAATATCTGGTGTTATTGATGCACTAAAAGAGACAGAATTTAAAGCTGTATTAGTCGGCGATAGCAATGTCATCAAACCACTCATCCCACAATCTTATTTAAAAAATATCGAATTTTTAGATGCTAGCGAAGTTATCTCGATGGCAGATGGTGCGACTGATGCACTTAAGAGAAAAGATAGTACGATCTACAAGGCAATTGAACTCTTAAAAAATAAGGAAGTTGATGCTGTAGTTTCTGCCGGTCATAGTGGTGCAACTATGAGTTTAGCTACCCTAAGAATTGGTAGACTAAAAAATATTTCTCGCCCAGCAATTGCAACACTTATGCCAAATTCAAAAGAATCTGCGACTTTGGTTTTAGATGTTGGTGCAAATGTTGATTGTAAAAGTGAACATTTGTTTCAATTTGCCATAATGGGTGAAGCCTATGCAAAAGAAATTTTAGGTAGAAAAGAGCCAAAAGTTGGTCTTTTATCAAATGGTGAAGAAGAAAGCAAAGGCAATGAAGTTAGCAAAGAAGCATTTAAATTAGTTTCTAGGCTTGATAGCTTTGTTGGCAATGCAGAAGGTAATCAAATTTTTGATGGCAGTATTGATGTAATGGTTTGTGATGGTTTTATGGGAAATATTCTTTTAAAAACTAGCGAAGGCGTTGCAGATGCAATAGGCAAAATCATCAAAAAACAAATTAAAAAATCACCTCTTGCTATAGCTGGCTCTGTACTCATGAGAAAAGTTTTTAAGACACTTAAAAAACAGGTTAGCTATGACGAATATGGTGGTGCACCACTTCTTGGTGTAAATGGTTGTGTTATCATAAGTCACGGCAAAAGTAATTCAAAAGCTATAAAAAATGCAATTTTTCAAGCAATAAAATTTGCTAATTCAAATATAAATAAAGTTATCGAAGAAGAACTTTCGCACTTTGCAAGGTAA
- a CDS encoding polysaccharide deacetylase family protein, whose product MSVTVLMYHHVLKKSGFIASSVDEFRDQMKFLAQNGYKTLSSAEFVAYKKGELGVPKKSVFITFDDGWKDNFVYAYPIIKEFNLKATIFLVAGWIEQASRKGGEFIELDHNEYKNAAPTRPEDVFLNYEEITKMKECFDFHSHTYTHFDDYFGICEMKENFTKCKEFMYKNFGFDDKLLCWPRGKFNDELKNVAKSVGYEVFFTTKRGINKSDGVLDDIRRIAVKKDASWLKKTLFIYQNDFLGSIYSTLKS is encoded by the coding sequence ATGAGCGTAACAGTTTTAATGTATCATCATGTGCTTAAAAAAAGCGGGTTTATTGCAAGTAGCGTAGATGAGTTTAGAGATCAGATGAAATTTTTAGCTCAAAATGGCTACAAAACGCTAAGCTCGGCTGAGTTTGTGGCATATAAAAAAGGTGAGCTTGGTGTGCCTAAAAAGAGTGTCTTTATCACATTTGATGATGGCTGGAAGGATAATTTTGTCTACGCATATCCTATTATCAAGGAATTTAATCTTAAAGCGACTATTTTTCTAGTTGCTGGCTGGATAGAGCAGGCGAGTAGAAAAGGTGGCGAGTTTATAGAATTAGATCATAATGAATACAAAAATGCTGCACCAACTAGACCTGAAGATGTCTTTTTAAACTACGAAGAAATAACAAAGATGAAAGAGTGCTTTGACTTTCACTCGCATACTTATACGCATTTTGATGATTATTTTGGTATTTGTGAAATGAAAGAAAATTTTACAAAATGCAAAGAATTTATGTATAAAAATTTTGGCTTTGATGACAAGCTACTTTGCTGGCCAAGAGGTAAATTTAATGATGAGCTAAAAAATGTGGCAAAAAGCGTTGGCTATGAGGTATTTTTCACAACAAAGCGTGGGATAAATAAATCTGATGGTGTGCTTGATGATATAAGGCGAATAGCGGTAAAAAAAGATGCAAGTTGGCTAAAAAAGACACTATTTATCTATCAAAATGACTTTTTAGGCTCAATATATTCAACACTAAAATCTTAG
- a CDS encoding beta-ketoacyl-ACP synthase III, translating into MPKASLISIASYIPEKILTNFDFEKMVETSDEWIVKRTGIEQRHIATNETTSDLGTKAGELAIKRSGLDKSQIDAIICATISPDHLCMPSTACKIAANLGLNYGVTAFDISAACTGFIYLLELANSLIISGAKKNVLIIGAEKLSSIVDYTDRGTCILFGDGAGAAVISSGNENEIIDIHTASDGKQAELLITPGCGSVFPASEETLKNRLNFIHMSGNEVFKIAVQTLSKSVIEILHANKMQSEDIDFFIPHQANIRIIDAVKNRLNFKDEQCVLTVAKYGNTSSASIPMAMNDAYEDGRIKNGSVLLLDAFGGGFTWGSAILKFGGKNFSDLQ; encoded by the coding sequence ATGCCAAAAGCTTCACTGATTTCTATCGCTTCTTATATTCCAGAAAAAATTCTGACAAATTTTGACTTTGAAAAAATGGTTGAAACGAGTGATGAATGGATAGTAAAGCGAACAGGTATCGAACAAAGGCATATTGCAACTAACGAAACAACAAGTGACCTTGGCACAAAGGCTGGTGAATTAGCTATAAAACGCTCAGGACTTGATAAATCTCAAATCGATGCAATCATCTGTGCTACGATATCTCCAGATCATCTTTGTATGCCTTCTACTGCTTGCAAAATAGCTGCAAATTTGGGTTTAAACTATGGAGTTACAGCATTTGATATAAGTGCGGCTTGTACCGGTTTTATTTATCTTTTAGAGCTTGCAAATTCTCTCATTATTAGCGGTGCTAAAAAGAATGTCTTAATTATCGGAGCCGAAAAATTAAGCTCTATTGTTGACTATACAGATAGAGGCACTTGTATACTATTTGGTGATGGAGCAGGTGCGGCTGTAATTAGTAGTGGTAATGAGAACGAGATCATCGATATTCATACGGCAAGCGACGGCAAGCAAGCTGAACTTTTAATAACTCCAGGATGTGGGAGTGTATTTCCAGCCAGTGAGGAAACGCTAAAAAATAGACTAAATTTCATCCATATGAGTGGAAATGAGGTTTTTAAAATAGCAGTTCAAACGCTTAGTAAAAGTGTGATTGAAATTTTACACGCAAACAAAATGCAAAGCGAAGATATCGACTTTTTCATACCTCATCAAGCAAATATAAGAATAATAGATGCGGTAAAAAATAGATTAAATTTTAAAGATGAGCAGTGTGTCTTGACCGTTGCTAAATATGGCAATACAAGCTCAGCTTCAATTCCGATGGCTATGAATGATGCCTATGAAGACGGCCGTATCAAAAATGGTTCAGTTTTGCTTCTTGACGCATTTGGTGGCGGCTTTACATGGGGATCAGCGATTCTAAAATTTGGCGGAAAAAATTTTAGCGATTTACAATAA
- the uvrA gene encoding excinuclease ABC subunit UvrA, with amino-acid sequence MNDIIEITGAREHNLKNINLKIPKNKLVVFTGLSGSGKSTLAFDTLYAEGQRRYMESLSSYARQFLDRVGKPDVDKIEGLTPAIAIDQKTTSKNPRSTVGTITEIYDYLRLLYARVGVQHCHKCGKPISKMSASDIINEISKLPLGAKVIIYAPLVREKKGTWADLIENLRQKGFVRAQIDGVVVRLDEEIELAKTKKHTIKVIVDRIAIDEQNHERLASDVEKALNESFGEVEIEIANADELGLKESFIHYSEHMACFDCKISFSPLEPLSFSFNSPKGACEHCDGLGIRYSLDMSKIIDEEKSIENGAIKLLYGYNMSYYYKFLLAFCEQNGIDIKKPYYELSEDEKRLVLYGNVKEVEFFWKRNKLLRKFDGVVKISHGLLKDYKDFDEYMSEKICDACNGHRLKPQSLAVKVAGLGLGEILDMSIENCTAFFSNEKNFAYLSDYDKAIAKPILKEINERLFFLYDVGLGYLSLGRDARTISGGEAQRIRIASQIGSGLSGVMYVLDEPSIGLHERDTLKLIKTLRNLQAKGNSVIVVEHDKKTIEEADFIVDIGPGAGKFGGNVVFAGSSKELLSSDTQTAQYINGKKKINYQKNRKAEKWLEISNVNINNISNLTAKFPLRNLVGVTGVSGSGKSSLVLQTLLPEAQEQLNRAKKVKKIAGVNLSGLENLDKVIYLDQSPIGRTPRSNPATYTGVMDEIRNLFAQTKEAKLRGYKIGRFSFNVKGGRCEKCQGEGEITIEMHFLPDINVVCDVCNGARYNAQTLEILYKGKNIAEVLNMSIDEAVEFFKAVPKIASKLTTLQDVGLGYITLGQNAVTLSGGEAQRVKLAKELSRSDTGNTLYILDEPTTGLHFADVDRLVKVLNHLVDLGNSVFVIEHNMDVIKNCDYIVDMGPEGGAKGGKVIACGSVKEVAKNYKKTGSYTGEFLAQELEEMKKK; translated from the coding sequence ATGAATGATATTATTGAAATAACTGGCGCAAGAGAACATAACTTAAAAAATATAAATCTTAAAATTCCAAAAAATAAATTAGTAGTTTTTACCGGCCTTAGCGGCAGTGGCAAGAGCACGCTAGCCTTTGATACGCTTTATGCTGAGGGACAAAGAAGATACATGGAGAGCCTTAGTAGCTACGCTAGGCAGTTTTTAGACCGTGTGGGTAAGCCTGATGTCGATAAGATCGAGGGTTTAACGCCTGCTATCGCGATCGATCAAAAGACGACTTCTAAAAACCCTCGCTCAACGGTCGGTACGATTACAGAAATTTATGACTATCTAAGGCTTTTATACGCAAGGGTCGGCGTTCAACACTGCCATAAATGTGGCAAACCTATCTCGAAAATGAGTGCGAGCGATATTATAAATGAAATTTCAAAGCTCCCGCTTGGTGCAAAAGTGATCATCTATGCGCCACTAGTTCGTGAGAAAAAGGGCACATGGGCGGACTTGATCGAAAATTTACGTCAAAAAGGCTTTGTCAGAGCGCAGATAGATGGCGTGGTGGTGAGGCTTGATGAAGAGATCGAGCTTGCAAAAACAAAAAAACACACGATAAAGGTCATTGTTGATAGGATCGCTATCGATGAGCAAAATCACGAACGCCTTGCGAGCGACGTGGAAAAGGCGCTAAATGAGAGCTTTGGCGAAGTCGAGATAGAGATCGCAAATGCCGATGAGCTTGGCTTAAAAGAGAGTTTTATACATTACAGCGAGCACATGGCTTGTTTTGACTGCAAAATTTCATTTTCGCCGCTTGAACCACTAAGCTTTAGCTTTAACTCGCCAAAGGGCGCTTGCGAGCACTGCGACGGACTTGGCATAAGATATAGCCTAGATATGAGCAAGATCATCGATGAGGAAAAGTCGATAGAAAATGGTGCGATCAAGCTACTTTATGGCTATAACATGAGCTATTACTATAAATTTTTACTTGCTTTTTGCGAGCAAAATGGCATTGATATTAAAAAACCATATTATGAGCTTAGTGAAGATGAAAAGAGGCTCGTTTTATATGGAAATGTCAAAGAAGTTGAGTTTTTTTGGAAGAGAAATAAGCTACTTAGAAAGTTTGATGGTGTAGTTAAAATTTCACACGGGCTTTTGAAGGATTACAAAGACTTTGACGAATACATGAGTGAGAAAATTTGTGACGCTTGTAACGGTCACAGGCTAAAGCCTCAAAGTTTAGCGGTAAAGGTCGCTGGCCTTGGACTTGGTGAAATTTTAGATATGAGTATAGAAAACTGCACTGCCTTTTTCTCAAATGAGAAAAATTTTGCCTATCTTAGCGACTATGACAAGGCGATCGCAAAGCCTATCTTAAAAGAGATCAACGAGAGGCTTTTCTTTTTGTATGACGTGGGGCTTGGCTATTTGTCACTTGGACGTGATGCTAGGACGATCAGCGGTGGTGAGGCGCAGCGTATCAGGATCGCGAGTCAGATAGGAAGCGGGCTAAGTGGCGTCATGTACGTGCTTGATGAGCCAAGCATCGGTCTACACGAGCGTGATACGCTAAAACTCATAAAGACGCTTAGAAATTTACAAGCCAAAGGCAACTCTGTAATCGTCGTCGAGCATGATAAAAAAACGATAGAAGAGGCTGATTTTATCGTAGATATTGGACCTGGGGCTGGTAAATTTGGCGGTAACGTGGTCTTTGCAGGCAGTTCAAAAGAGCTTTTAAGCTCAGATACCCAGACTGCACAATACATAAATGGTAAGAAAAAGATCAACTATCAAAAAAATAGGAAAGCTGAGAAGTGGCTAGAAATTTCAAATGTAAATATCAACAATATCTCAAATTTAACCGCGAAATTTCCGCTTAGAAACCTTGTAGGCGTCACGGGCGTCTCAGGCTCTGGCAAGAGCTCGCTAGTGCTTCAGACCTTGCTTCCAGAGGCGCAGGAGCAGCTAAATAGAGCCAAAAAAGTAAAAAAGATAGCTGGGGTAAATTTAAGCGGACTTGAGAATTTAGACAAGGTGATCTATCTTGATCAAAGCCCAATCGGCCGTACCCCACGCTCAAATCCGGCAACATATACTGGTGTGATGGATGAGATAAGAAATTTATTTGCGCAGACCAAAGAAGCTAAACTTAGAGGCTATAAAATAGGGCGCTTTAGCTTCAATGTCAAAGGTGGACGCTGCGAGAAGTGCCAAGGCGAGGGCGAGATTACGATTGAGATGCACTTTTTGCCTGATATTAACGTAGTTTGTGACGTTTGTAATGGTGCTAGATATAACGCTCAAACCTTAGAAATTTTATACAAAGGCAAAAACATCGCTGAGGTGCTAAATATGAGTATCGATGAGGCGGTTGAGTTTTTCAAGGCTGTGCCAAAGATCGCTTCGAAGCTCACCACGCTTCAAGACGTAGGGCTTGGCTACATTACACTTGGACAAAATGCAGTCACACTTAGTGGTGGCGAGGCGCAACGTGTGAAGCTAGCAAAAGAGCTTAGTAGAAGTGACACTGGAAATACGCTTTATATCCTTGATGAGCCAACGACAGGACTTCATTTTGCCGACGTCGATCGGTTGGTAAAGGTGCTAAATCACTTAGTTGATCTTGGAAATTCTGTTTTTGTGATCGAGCATAATATGGATGTTATTAAAAACTGTGACTACATCGTAGATATGGGGCCAGAAGGTGGCGCAAAAGGTGGTAAAGTGATAGCGTGCGGCAGTGTAAAAGAGGTGGCTAAAAACTATAAAAAAACTGGCAGCTACACTGGAGAATTTCTAGCGCAAGAGCTTGAAGAGATGAAGAAAAAGTAG
- the ndk gene encoding nucleoside-diphosphate kinase yields MQRTLSIIKPDAVKKNVVGKIIDRFESNGLRIAAAKKIQLSKCDAKAFYAVHKDRPFFNDLVDFMVSGPVVVMVLEGDNAVAKNRELMGATNPKEAAPGTIRADFADSIDANAVHGSDSLENAVNEINFFFASREIC; encoded by the coding sequence ATGCAAAGAACACTTTCTATTATTAAGCCTGATGCTGTTAAGAAAAATGTTGTTGGAAAAATTATAGATAGATTTGAAAGTAACGGCCTAAGGATCGCAGCCGCAAAGAAAATCCAACTTAGCAAATGCGATGCAAAAGCATTTTATGCAGTTCATAAAGATAGACCTTTTTTCAATGATTTAGTTGATTTTATGGTAAGCGGACCAGTTGTAGTTATGGTTTTAGAGGGCGACAATGCAGTTGCTAAAAACCGCGAGCTAATGGGTGCAACTAACCCAAAAGAAGCAGCTCCTGGCACTATAAGAGCTGATTTTGCCGATAGCATTGATGCAAATGCGGTTCACGGAAGTGACAGCCTAGAAAATGCTGTGAATGAAATAAATTTCTTCTTTGCTTCAAGAGAAATTTGCTAA
- a CDS encoding O-antigen ligase family protein — MKNDIVSKLYNLFLVIVLFTLPVTEGLKQISLTLFVLAGIYICVKEKRQFKFDLINISLFIFVLATFVSCLVNGVSVSRVLDPLRCMLFFFVARSVGVEKINFKFLFFALFAGFIAAFIPACIEKFTSNNPLALFELKSIGHVNHSAIFMLLVFCVALVSINSKEIFEKYIGISVAGICVLGIMIAGSRAAMYLLPIIIFTYLLFEILNKQIKIKFLLGLIILFSVIAISYIYISTNITQDQRFYSQLTKGVTGSETRYPIFASAFYTWLECPLFGIGSGEFRIIDITKYFPGNGEVHVGHAHNTFLTFLTEKGIVALLAYLVFQLSLFIKFIKNFRQNSIVFLALLMLMANNIISLANTTFHHENALLMLLFWALALSAIDKKTTSKFS, encoded by the coding sequence ATGAAAAATGACATCGTGTCTAAGCTCTACAATCTTTTTTTAGTTATTGTCTTATTTACACTACCAGTAACTGAGGGCTTAAAGCAAATTTCACTTACACTTTTCGTCTTGGCTGGAATTTATATTTGTGTCAAAGAAAAAAGGCAATTTAAATTTGATCTCATAAATATCTCGCTTTTTATCTTTGTTTTGGCTACTTTTGTAAGCTGCTTGGTAAATGGAGTTTCTGTATCAAGAGTACTTGATCCACTAAGATGTATGCTATTTTTCTTTGTGGCCAGAAGTGTCGGCGTAGAAAAAATAAATTTTAAATTTTTATTTTTTGCCTTATTTGCTGGTTTCATTGCCGCGTTTATCCCTGCTTGTATAGAAAAATTCACTTCAAATAATCCTTTAGCGCTTTTTGAGCTTAAATCAATAGGACACGTAAATCATAGCGCTATTTTTATGCTACTAGTTTTTTGTGTAGCATTAGTTTCGATAAATAGCAAAGAAATTTTTGAAAAGTATATAGGCATAAGTGTTGCCGGAATTTGTGTCCTTGGTATAATGATAGCTGGCTCTAGAGCTGCAATGTATCTTTTACCAATCATTATTTTTACTTACTTGCTTTTTGAAATTTTAAATAAACAGATAAAAATAAAATTTTTATTAGGCTTGATAATTTTATTTAGTGTAATAGCTATTTCTTATATATATATATCAACGAATATTACTCAAGATCAAAGATTTTATAGTCAACTAACAAAGGGGGTCACTGGATCAGAGACTAGATATCCGATCTTTGCTAGCGCGTTTTATACATGGTTAGAATGTCCTTTATTTGGAATAGGTTCTGGTGAATTTAGGATTATTGATATAACAAAATATTTTCCAGGCAATGGTGAAGTTCATGTTGGTCACGCACACAATACCTTTTTAACATTTTTAACAGAAAAGGGCATCGTTGCCTTGCTTGCATATTTGGTATTTCAACTATCACTATTTATAAAATTCATTAAAAATTTTAGACAAAATAGCATAGTTTTTCTTGCACTTTTAATGCTTATGGCTAATAATATAATTTCACTTGCAAATACAACATTTCACCATGAAAATGCGCTTTTAATGCTACTATTTTGGGCTCTGGCTTTAAGTGCCATAGATAAGAAAACAACATCAAAATTTAGTTAA
- a CDS encoding peroxiredoxin produces the protein MLVTKKAPDFTAAAVLGNNQIVNDFNLYKNIGEKGAVVFFYPMDFTFVCPSEIIAFDKRYDEFKSRGIEVIAVSCDNQFSHFAWKETPVNKGGIGKVRFPIVADMTKSIARGFDVLLEDAGVALRGSFLLDKDGTVRHAVINDLPLGRNIDEMIRMVDTMLFTNEHGEVCPAGWNKGDAGMKPSTEGVADYLSHNEGKL, from the coding sequence ATGTTAGTAACAAAAAAAGCACCTGATTTTACAGCTGCAGCAGTTTTAGGAAACAATCAAATTGTAAATGATTTTAATCTTTATAAAAATATTGGCGAGAAAGGCGCAGTTGTATTCTTCTATCCAATGGACTTTACTTTTGTTTGCCCAAGCGAAATTATCGCATTTGACAAAAGATATGACGAGTTTAAGTCACGTGGTATCGAAGTTATCGCAGTTTCATGCGACAACCAATTCTCTCACTTCGCATGGAAAGAGACTCCAGTAAATAAGGGCGGTATTGGTAAAGTTCGCTTCCCTATCGTAGCTGATATGACAAAATCAATCGCTCGCGGTTTTGACGTACTTCTAGAAGATGCTGGTGTAGCGCTTCGCGGTAGTTTCTTGCTTGATAAAGACGGTACTGTTCGCCATGCAGTTATCAACGATCTTCCACTTGGCAGAAATATCGATGAGATGATAAGAATGGTTGATACTATGCTATTTACAAATGAGCACGGCGAAGTTTGCCCAGCTGGCTGGAATAAAGGTGATGCTGGTATGAAACCAAGCACTGAAGGTGTTGCTGACTACCTTTCACACAACGAAGGCAAACTATAA